One genomic region from Deltaproteobacteria bacterium encodes:
- a CDS encoding DUF2889 domain-containing protein → MISIDKSKQKKIHTRRIDMATYEKDDRSIVVEGVLHDERLVEVYRPTGEKTGAGPIHHMVIRMQVGRANLVIEAIDVEIGTAPHEACREALDSLKPVIGMPIAAGFTARIKEIVGGANGCAHLVALLNAMAPAALQGAWNALARTPMNPGHLAAAVERIKDTCMLWREDGVLMKEYQEKLFPSEP, encoded by the coding sequence TTGATCAGCATAGACAAATCCAAACAGAAAAAAATCCACACCCGACGCATCGACATGGCGACTTACGAAAAGGACGACCGCTCCATTGTCGTGGAAGGCGTGCTGCACGACGAACGCCTGGTGGAGGTTTACCGGCCCACGGGAGAGAAGACAGGTGCGGGGCCGATTCATCACATGGTCATCCGCATGCAGGTGGGCCGCGCGAACCTGGTCATCGAAGCGATCGATGTGGAGATTGGAACCGCACCCCATGAAGCGTGCCGTGAAGCGCTCGATTCGCTCAAACCGGTCATCGGCATGCCCATTGCCGCCGGCTTTACCGCCCGCATCAAGGAAATTGTCGGCGGCGCCAACGGGTGCGCTCACCTGGTGGCCCTTTTGAATGCCATGGCGCCGGCGGCCTTACAGGGCGCCTGGAATGCCCTGGCCCGTACGCCCATGAATCCCGGACACCTGGCGGCAGCCGTGGAAAGGATCAAGGACACCTGCATGCTGTGGCGCGAAGACGGCGTGTTGATGAAGGAATACCAGGAAAAACTTTTTCCATCTGAACCTTAA
- a CDS encoding DsbA family protein — MGRVDQLKKNHDVEIEWLAFPLHPETPERGVSLEKLFSGRNFDIDEVMRHLKGVADGLGLPFGSRKMTYNSRMAQELGKWAEEEGRGDAFHRAAFEAYFVDGKNLASVDLLADIAVSVNLDGAVARRVYKERTYKREVDRDWQEARARGITAVPTFLADGRRLVGAQSYEALAKLIMG; from the coding sequence ATCGGGCGTGTTGACCAGTTGAAGAAAAATCATGACGTGGAGATCGAGTGGCTGGCTTTTCCCCTGCACCCCGAGACACCCGAGAGGGGCGTTTCGCTGGAAAAGCTGTTCAGTGGGCGCAACTTCGACATCGACGAGGTGATGCGACACCTCAAAGGGGTGGCCGACGGCCTCGGGCTTCCCTTTGGGAGTCGCAAAATGACCTACAACAGCCGCATGGCCCAGGAACTCGGCAAGTGGGCCGAAGAAGAGGGCAGGGGAGACGCTTTTCACAGGGCCGCGTTCGAAGCCTATTTCGTCGACGGTAAAAACCTCGCCAGCGTCGACCTGCTGGCCGATATTGCCGTATCCGTCAACCTGGACGGGGCGGTCGCGCGGCGCGTGTACAAGGAAAGGACCTATAAACGCGAGGTGGACCGGGATTGGCAGGAAGCACGCGCCAGAGGCATCACGGCCGTGCCGACCTTTCTGGCCGATGGCCGCCGCCTGGTGGGCGCGCAGTCTTACGAGGCGCTGGCGAAACTAATTATGGGATGA